CCGTCGTCGTCGGAGATGTCAACTCGACGGTGGCCGCGGCGCTCGTTGCCGCGAAACTGCACCTGCCGGTTGCCCACGTCGAGGCCGGCTTGCGCAGCTTCGACCGTACGATGCCCGAGGAAATCAACCGCGTCCTGACCGACCAGCTCTCCGACCTGCTCTTCACCACTTCGCCCGAAGCCGAGGACAACCTTGCGCGCGAAGGCGTTTCGCGTGAACGGATTCACTTCACCGGCAACCCGATGATCGACTCACTCGACCGGCACGTGGAGCGCGCGCGCGCCTCGCGGATACTGGACGACCTCGGCCTGACCGAGCACGAGTACGCGCTCGTCACCCTGCATCGGCCATCCAACGTCGACGACCCCGAGACCCTGCGCGGAATCCTCAAGGCGCTTGGCGAAGTCGCACAAGCCACGCCCGTGCTCTTCCCCGCGCATCCGCGCACCGTGAAGATGATGCAGACCCACGGCCTCGACGGGCTCATCTCCTTGGGCGGATGCCCGACCCGCGGCACCATCACATGTGTGGACCCGGTGGGCTACGTGGACTTCCTGCGACTGATCGACGGCGCGCGCGTAGTCCTCACCGACTCCGGCGGGATTCAAGAGGAAACCACGATCTTGGGCGTCCCGTGCCTCACTCTGCGGCACAACACCGAGCGACCCATCACGTGCACGATGGGAACCAACACCCTGCTTGGAACCGACCCGGCTGCGATCGCGCACGCGGGACTCGCCGCAATCGCCGCACCACGCCCCGATCCCGTGCGCCCACCACTGTGGGACGGCCATGCGGGTGAGCGGATCGCGGACGTGATCATCAAGTGGTGCGGAAAGTAGGTCCGTAAGGCGTCGTGGCCGTTACGACGTCCTTTGTATCGTCCGCGTCGACCAAAACCACCACCAGAACCCGACACCACTTCCCACGTAATGCTGAGTTCTCCATGCTCCAGACGGCAACGGCCGACAGGATTGGCCAACTCGATGTCACCGATTCCGTGTCAGAAGATGGAAAGGCGCGGGACACCGATGGCATTCCGAGCCGCCTGACGCCCGCCACCACGCCGGCATTCGCGCGACCAAGCCGTCCAAAGCAGATGATAGAGTCCCACAGTCAGCTCGACGGGCTCCTTTCGAGTTCAGTGCCGAGCGAGGGCCTCTCAACTGCGAAACTAGAACGCTCAAGGCCAGGAACAACTCGCGGATGAAGAACAAAGAACACGCGTACCGGCCTGACATCGACGGACTTCGAGCCTTGTCGGTGGTGTTCGTCGTGCTTTTCCACGCCGGAGTGACGTCCTTTAGGGGCGGCTTTGTCGGTGTCGACGTTTTCTTCGTCATCTCCGGATTCCTCATCACCGGGATGCTGGTGGATGAGGTTCAGCGCTCCGGACGCGTGAACCTTCCCGAGTTCTACGCCAGACGGGCACGACGGCTGCTGCCCCTGGCGATCCTGGTCGTGCTGTTCACGCTGCTGGCGGGGTACGCGCTTCTCCCTCCGATCAGCCGCGGCGAGCTGTTCGCGGATGCGCGCGCAGCCGCTCTGTACTTCGCCAACTGGCGCTTCGCCGCCCAAGCGGGCGACTACTTCGGCGGGGATGGAGCCAAGAGCCTGCTCGTGCATTACTGGTCGCTGGCCATCGAAGAGCAGTTCTACATGATCTGGCCACTCATCATCGTGGGCGCAACGAAGCTGGTCCCGTCGAAACACCCGGAGCGGCGTGCCCGCACATTCGTCGTCGCTCTCGCCGCGGTCGGCGGTGCTTCGCTCCTAGGTTCGGCGATCTTGACACCGCGCGAAGGAGTCGTCGCCTACTACGGAACCCATGTGCGGATATGGGAACTCGCAATCGGCGCAGGCATAGCGCTCGCCCGGCCGTGGTTGCGCACGGTGCCCCGAGCCGCGGCGCAAGTCGCTGCGGGCGTCGGCATCATCGGCGTCGGGATCGCTGCGCTCACCTTCAGCGGGAGCATGACGTTCCCCGGAACAGCGGCGTTGCTCCCCGTGCTCGGCGCAGGCCTGGTGGTCGGATCCGGAGTGCCGGTAAGAACGCTGGTCGGCAGGGGGTTGGCATCCGGTCCGCTCCCGCTCATCGGGCGCTTGTCCTACTCCTGGTATCTGTGGCACTGGCCGGCACTCGGCATCGCACAGCTCTTGCGAACGCGCGGGGGCTGGACGATCGGACTCGGGCTCACCAAGGCCCTCGCCATTCTGGTCTCGTTCGGCCTTGCGGTCCTTACCCACCACATCGTTGAGAACCCGATCCGCTACACGCCCCGGCTTCGCGGCGCGCCGCGCCGCGCGCTGGCTTTCGGTCTGGCCCTTTCGCTCACTCCGGTCGCGGTTGCGTTCGCACTGCCGATGACAGGAAACAGCACCATCCCAAAGGGTGGCCCATTGGCGATGACGCCCGAGCAGGCCAAGGACGACAACCCGTTCCTCGCGGTTGGGGCCTGCCATCAGACAACCGGCATCAGGATCTCGGGCCATTGCGTCTTCGGGGATCCAAATGGCGTCAAGACAGTCGCCCTTATCGGTGACAGCCATGCCCTCAATTGGTTCCCCGCACTCGACCGTGCGTCCAAGACCCGCGGCTGGCGCCTGTTTGTGTGGACCAAGAGCGCCTGTCCGGTCACCGATGTCGAGGCTTACAACCAACGCCTGCAACGCAGATACTCCGAGTGCACTCCTTGGCGCAAGAACCTGCTCGCCCACCTGGCCGCGATCGGCCCGCTGGACCTGATAGTCGTCGGCCGCACCTCCGTGTATCAGGGACTCACGCTCGACGAGAACGGCAAACGACTGAGCGCCTCAACCATCGGCCCGACCTGGCGAGAGGCAAGCATTCGGTCCTTCAAATCGCTCGCCGCGGTCGCACCCCGCATCGCGGTCATGCGAGACACGCCTCACGCCGGCGAACCGCCTCCTGAGTGTCTGTCCGCCAACCCAACCACTCCGGGGCGATGCTCGTTCCCGAGACGCAATCACGTCGAGACCGACTCGGCGCTCGTAAAGGCCGAGCGCGCAACCGGCGTAAAGAGCTTGGTCTTCCTCGACCTTACGCACGCAATTTGCCCTCGTGCTGTGTGCCCTGTGGTCACCAGTGATGGAATCATCATGTACCGCGACCGGACCCACTTGACCGCAACCTACAGCCTTCGGCTCGCCCCCGAAGTCGCCAAGCTGGTTAGCCCTCTGCTTACGGCCTAACGAACTTACGGCCTGGCGGACTTCCGCCCGAGTCGCAGTACGCGCTGCACCTTCAGGCCGAGCCGCCACCACCAGTGCGCGCGCTGACGCGCGAGCGTTCGCTCCAGCCCGGTCGCGCGCGCGCGCGCCTTTTCGAGCGACTTGCGAGACTCGGAGATCCTGTCGTTCAATTGCTGGCGCTGCTCGGTGAGTTGAGACACGCGGCCGCGCAAGCGGTCCACTTCGAGGTCGACGTCGCGTAGTCGCTCCTCCGAAACCTCCAGCAATCGTGAATCGGTGATCCCTTCAGCTTCGCCCGGCACTGCAACCGCTAGGACGTAGGGGCCCAGCAGATCCATTTGCTCAACGCGCAGAGATGCTCCTCCGAGCAGGTCCACCAGTTGGCGAACGTAGATCG
This region of Actinomycetota bacterium genomic DNA includes:
- the wecB gene encoding UDP-N-acetylglucosamine 2-epimerase (non-hydrolyzing), whose translation is MPTVLHVAGARPNFMKVAPVLRALAARDATNILVHTGQHYDAKMSATFFDDLGLPEPDVHLEVGSGSHAGQTARIMERIEPVLTERRPDLTVVVGDVNSTVAAALVAAKLHLPVAHVEAGLRSFDRTMPEEINRVLTDQLSDLLFTTSPEAEDNLAREGVSRERIHFTGNPMIDSLDRHVERARASRILDDLGLTEHEYALVTLHRPSNVDDPETLRGILKALGEVAQATPVLFPAHPRTVKMMQTHGLDGLISLGGCPTRGTITCVDPVGYVDFLRLIDGARVVLTDSGGIQEETTILGVPCLTLRHNTERPITCTMGTNTLLGTDPAAIAHAGLAAIAAPRPDPVRPPLWDGHAGERIADVIIKWCGK
- a CDS encoding acyltransferase family protein; its protein translation is MKNKEHAYRPDIDGLRALSVVFVVLFHAGVTSFRGGFVGVDVFFVISGFLITGMLVDEVQRSGRVNLPEFYARRARRLLPLAILVVLFTLLAGYALLPPISRGELFADARAAALYFANWRFAAQAGDYFGGDGAKSLLVHYWSLAIEEQFYMIWPLIIVGATKLVPSKHPERRARTFVVALAAVGGASLLGSAILTPREGVVAYYGTHVRIWELAIGAGIALARPWLRTVPRAAAQVAAGVGIIGVGIAALTFSGSMTFPGTAALLPVLGAGLVVGSGVPVRTLVGRGLASGPLPLIGRLSYSWYLWHWPALGIAQLLRTRGGWTIGLGLTKALAILVSFGLAVLTHHIVENPIRYTPRLRGAPRRALAFGLALSLTPVAVAFALPMTGNSTIPKGGPLAMTPEQAKDDNPFLAVGACHQTTGIRISGHCVFGDPNGVKTVALIGDSHALNWFPALDRASKTRGWRLFVWTKSACPVTDVEAYNQRLQRRYSECTPWRKNLLAHLAAIGPLDLIVVGRTSVYQGLTLDENGKRLSASTIGPTWREASIRSFKSLAAVAPRIAVMRDTPHAGEPPPECLSANPTTPGRCSFPRRNHVETDSALVKAERATGVKSLVFLDLTHAICPRAVCPVVTSDGIIMYRDRTHLTATYSLRLAPEVAKLVSPLLTA